AAAACCGGATCCAGATCCGATCCGGTGACCCGATCCGGAACCGGATCCAAGCAAAACCGGACACAGCAAAAACCGGATCCGGATCCGAGATCCGATCCGGTTCCACCCGGATCCAGTTTTTCAAGAAAACCGGATTTTTTCCGGATATAAACCGGATTTTATCCGATCCGGTTTggatccggatccggatccgatccggtttttcgaattttttttttttttttttttttttttttttgcagtttcagccttttttttgcagtttttttagtttttttttttttaccattttaacCCCACAAAGTCCATTATAAATACATGGTAATGCCTTGGTTGAAAATGTACCAACAAACATTCTCATATTTATTATGGACTACAACCGCGATATAGCAATGTAAGTCGTTCTACCTTAAGACGTGACGCCTTTAAATTATGGAAAAAAGCTAAAACTGaaataattgaaggttttcgaacatataaacatagggtttctataacttgtgatgtttggagcgcaccacatggaacggcaaattcttatttagccgttaccgctcattggtcgacaatcaaacccaattgttgaccaacccggatcatcttctcgaaggagccgagacctcaaaataagtctttttaacttggtacgtgaagacgcttccaaacgagcacgaacatcggcacccacaagcgagttgggaAATTATAAGATGGCAAACTTTGCACTAAACATGAGTGAAGAACAATTTAACAACCTTGACATTTTAAAGTGTTTTTATTGTTCGAATAAaagtgcttttatttttattattgtatcgttcgaataaaagtgttatttatataattgtattgttcgaatattgttatttatattatctattgtgTTGAGCACTTGAGCGTTATAACTTTTCTTTATaccgattatattattgttgtcaaacgttaaaaaaaatagaaccggtaaaaatataattcgcaaaatcgaatcctagtccaagaaaaattcgaaaaaatccgatcgagatccgaaaaagaaccggttccggaaaaaaatccgaaaaaaatccgacGCCGAGAACCGGAACCGGATCCGGAACCGGTTCCGAAAAATCCGGACAAAAAAATCCGGTTTTTTTTTTGTCCGAATCCGGTTTTTTATCCGATTTGTGCATCTATAACCACAAGGACCAACCGCacaattttatataaaatgtaaatcAATTTTCACATGTTCGATTATTCGATATTGATCCGAATTAGAAGGTAAATGCATGGCACTCACATTGTAAAAATAACATAAGCTTATTATTTTGGaacttattatttttaataaacttTTAACAAGCTCCCATGTTTTCTATACCAAACAAGGCTTGCTTCCCGTTTGAGTTTAGAGATAAACTTTTCATTCAAACAACCTTTATAATATTTAATCAATTAACAAGATGGTAAGATGGCTCTAACAACCTTTATGTAGTATATTCATGTAAATCTACGTATCATCATGATATTTATcaaacacaaggcatttaatcacaGTAAACAGATTCCACTGGCTGCAATGACAAAACAACTAAATAAAAAGAACATACGTAACAACGATGTATAAACCCAGACTACTTCCATGAACATTTTTTTGCGAGTTCAGGCGATAGAGATATTGAGAAATCAAGACAGGCGAATAACTGGACTTGCATGAACTATAACAGTAATAATAAGCTACAGATTTAAAACAAAAACATCGATATGTATATCCAAATATGAGTTACTAATGTTTGAAATGGCTTCCTATTGTCAAAATGAAAAAGAAACAACATAAAGGTATATATAGAAGAGGCAGCATTCGACATGTGGATCGGTTCTCATTACCTCACTCTGGGCAGTGACAGCAGCTCCTGTTACGGACAGAAATCATGAAACCTCGTTCCATGTTAAGACTTTATCCTAACAAATAACAACACTTGAAATACTCAGATTGTACTCTAAAAATGGAGCAACTAAACAAATAAATAAACATGTAAAATAGAAATGCTAAAGATGATATCTAGTTATCATTTCTCGTCGAAGACATCATTCGATAGCAAACTATGTCATTAGAGGTGGCAAGATGAACGGGTGGTTacaaatcctttttttttttttttgtatgggCTGGTTACCTGGAGAAAGGTTTTTGTCAatgttttataactttttatttaaaTGTAAACTCAGCTACAATCTTATGAAAATAATCATCAATAAAGGGTTATATTCATTAAATGTACACTTTAGAAAAGTGTTCAATCCATTTTAACTCATCATTGCTTTTTTAGATAAAATGCCCATTTGGCCCGTTTGAAATTGAAAACCATAGGTTCATATTGCCACCCCTACAACTCCACATATGAACTGTTTTGAAATAGACAGAATAGAATTCACGAAATTAATTGGGCATACCTCTCTGCCTATAACTAGATTGAACATTTAGCTTCTATTCACACTTGATTGATCGGTATATGTGGCGGACAAAGAACAGAGCCGCACGAAATCCGACCATCCCAAGCATCAGAAAGAAACCATAACAAATGCAAGCCATGTAACCAAAGAAAAACGAAGTTTGCATGAAGCCCGACATGTCAGAACGTTCATAATAGTAATACAAACAATACCCATATATGAAAACTCCCGTTGAACCGCCACAAAGAAATGACCTGAACATAATTAGAATATATAGTCAGTCAGATATTACATACCCCCATACCCCATTcatatgggattgggtattgttgttgttgttgttgtcagaTATTACATACAAGATTGTAAAAATCGCAAGTTGGGGACGATAAGGATAGGACCTCAGAGGGACGAGACAGGCGTTGACCATCTTGTTGACTTTTAGTAAAATAgatcaattatatttatatatttacatatattacacataaaacataactatttcAAACATAGATACATGACACGAAATCAATTTTTAAAAGATACTCCCACCGTCCTAAAAAAGAGTCAACATTACTATTTATATATGTCCCAAATAAatatcccttactcataataacagTAAAAAAAAGTCATTGAAATTCCAATTATACCCTTTTTGAATAAGGAAGTCAGCAAAACATTTACTCATAATTTCTTCCCACTTACTTTGTTAAAGAAACTAATTAATCCGGATAACATATTAAATGAAGGAGAAAATAGACATTTTAACAACATATCTCAAATCGAACATTTTTTTGTGGGGGGGCACTTTTTCGTGACGGAGGGAGTATAAAATTTTTTGATCTAACTTTGACTTTGAGTGACTTTGACCGACTCAGACACGACACATCTGACTTTGACCTGTGACCCGACTTTTTGGCGTTGAACACCTTTTATTGTGTTTTTGGGTGACTCGAGACGGGCTAGTCCAAGAACCGACGTGTAGGCCGACTCGGCGACTTTTACAACAGTGATTATATAAACAAAATAAGTTAGACAAAGGAATAAATGGTACGTACCTCCACCACCATTCATGGTCTTCGGCAGCAAGTTGGAAATAAGTCAACGCCACAGTGATAAAGGCGGTAACGATCAGGAGAATGATAAAAACTATAAATAAGATGCTGTAAATGGTATATATCCTGTGGCCCCACACACTAGCGAATATGTAGTAAAGCTCGATGTAGATTGCACTAAAAGGAAGAAAACCGGCCATGGCCATTTGCGGGATAGTTTTGCGGTACCATGGCAACGGTGGGATCTCTCGGGGATATTTTGTGGTACGAACGGGAGCCTGAAACTCGGCCTTGCTGTTTTTTCCAGCAATGCCGCCTAATACTAGTAAAGGTGATGTCACCAATGTCCAGATTAAAACAATTACCACGATTGTACCGAAGGGCAGAGCGGCGGTTGCGGTGTACGAGATTGCGACGGTGTTTAAAAAGCAGAAAGTGAGAAACAGAGGTCCGCAGAAGAGGCAGCCAGTTAACAATAAGTTCCTAACCTGTTGATCAAAAATTATATTATTAGGCATTGTTAtaagaatataaacagaaaaaggaaCAATAACTATATGGAGACACCCCCAGAATAATTAGGTCACGTGCTTGTAGTTAGAAGGCATTGACCAATCTTAGGGAATTGGGTTCTACTACCAGTTATCCTCCTTTTCTTATTCTTTATGGATATATTATAAGTTTATAACCTACAATTGTTTACACAGAGCCTCATGTAAAGGTATAAGTTAGGTATAATAGACACGGTTGTAAAAGTTGCTAGTCAGAAACTGGTCGGATGTTGACAAACTTTGACTGACTTTGAGATGAAAAGATGTGCGAGTGTATGTGTTTTCTCGCACGATTATCTCAGAAGTGTCGGAAGAGAATCGGCCCAAAAACGTGTTCCAAACCATAATCTTAAATCATATTGAAAACTAGAccaactttgaccgactttgatccgAAGCAATCCGACTATCAACTGATTTTGATCCGTTGACCGACTTGGGCCAAGTCAGGTTGGAACACCTCACAAAACCAACTAGTCATTCAACTATACCGACTTCTGAAACACCGAAAATAGTGCAGACTCTATTATAGACCCTAGACTATATGCATTCACATTTTTTAATGGTATGCTCTAAATTACTGAAGTTGGGCCTGCCTAATTTGGCTCATCAAGGCAACCAGTCTAATTAAAAAATTTGATTCCCAGAAATGTAAAGACGCACAGATGGGTCTATGCGTGTATGATAGTGAGTGAAAGGTTTGGGATGCAGGGAGTATGTATCATGGTACTATTTCATCGCTTATGAACAACAGTTCTAATATTTTAGAAGTATTTGTACAACTTTATATCCATAGACTAAACATTAGAAGAGACATATTTAAAGACGACATTATCAGTGGAGACCATAAAAAGCCATTAAATTAGAACCAGGAACCAAGTGCTAATAAAACATGAACCGCTTTCCAAAAGGAGTGTAATCACAAAGACGAAACACTCAGCCATAGGAGTATGCAGAACATTGTAATAAACAAAACCATAATTCCAGAGCATAGATATCAACGAACCATAATGTACTATACAATCATATAGCGGTACACTCAGTAAGATACTCAGTATATCAAATGCAGCAAAAAGTTcgttttcaatattattaatattcggTAAGGTAATGGTTGGGTTCTGGACAGAACTTTTTTCCCCTTATTCCTATACCTAAACCAGTCTTTACCTACAAAAATTGGTTGGGGgagataaaaataaataaataaaatataagtaGACTAGAATCACTAgttaaaagttcaagtcttgaactCTAGTGAGTTGCACGTCCTAAAAAAATTGGGATGGAAGATAATGATGTCTTAAGTAGGGGAAATCATGTTTATGGATGAAAAATATAGAGaccattatgataagtaaaaaccaCTTTTACTATCTATATGAATGATAGATTGACCCAAACAGCTCATAGGTCGAAATCTTGACCCACTTAAAATCTTGTTCAAAGATTAATATTTTTGACCTGACCACCCCATATATATCATACAAATGGATCAACTCAGAACAGTTCAATATCAAAACCCTGGCCCATTGATAGGCCTACACATGGTTGCAGTTCAAGATTTACCCAAATCATTAAAAATGATGAAGAGTTAACTTTGTTCATGTATAAGTGTTTAAAAAGTATAGGATTATTATATCAATAATTCTTTATATGTAAAGTGACATACCCAGTTAGTTCCTTCTAGCTGGTGATAAAAGGAGGCTGCAGTGTAGCCGGCAATCCCGGAAGTAAGAGCATATATGACAACCAACGCCGTAAACAGAGCCCCTCGGTTGTACGGGTAAAATACACCAACAAGAGCCAGTCCAAAGATAAAAAGTGCACTAACAAACCAAACAAGTACAAAGTTAACACCGTAAAAAACTAATCCATAGATGATTAAAACTAATCCATCGAGGATCAATTCACCAGTATTCTACTTACAGTGAAAATAACTGAGTACCCGAACCAAGAGCAGCAGCAAACAAAGACTTGTACTTTGGGTACCTGAAAACATCACCATGAATGTACTTCCACCCAGTTTCCTCTTGTTCATCAGCTGCCTCCTCATCATGTGCATATCTTTTATAAATACCAAAAGAAAATTAAGTTAATAACCAAAATTGGTTTGAAAATGCTGCATTTAAAGAATTAAGATGCTACTCCTTACTTAACAAAGTCATTCTTAAGAACCCGCATAAGAATTGTGGCAAGGAAACCAGTTAAAAGAAGAACAGTCACACATGAGTTAATAATTGAAAACCAATGAATTTCCAAGTGATGTGGGTGGGACCCATTCTCCATGTACTTGCCCATCCTTGCGTCAAAAGGAACAGTTGTTTCTTTCCACCTCACCATATACATAAACTCAACATCGACTTCCTTATCTTCTGTAAGATCCACCACAGCACTAGGATCAGCTTTTGCATTTATCTCTATGACATGATCTTTATTGTAGTGGATCTCAAAGTGAAGATGTTTAAACAGGTAGTACTTTTCCTCACTTGGGTCAGTTTTGTCCTTTTCTACTTTCCCTAAAAAGCCCCAAAAAGGCAAGTCATCATAGTACATTTGAAAATAATAATCTTTGGCAACAGCACTTCTGAATTTGGATACTTCCTCTTTTGTCAGTTTCTTTCTGCAAACAATTTCTGAGTCCTTTTCAACCATAAATGGAAGCTTATAAGGAGCACTCACTAATCGATCCCCATTTAGTACTTCACCCAAAGCTTCCGGCTTCTCTTTTAGATCAGCTGCAAACAATATATTGCATCAAGGATCTATGTTTTCAAGAGCAATTAAAATTCAAACAATATAGACACAAAATATAATACGTTGTGACATAACGTTCAATAAATCAAGGACGAGCGCACAAACCTGGTAAGCAGAAGGGTAGATCAAAAAAGCGGTATGTTTCACTGTTGAATAAAACAGTATAACAAAATTATATGTATAACCAAGAATACAATTATATAACCTAATTATGCTACAGAATATGGACTTGGTGTTCTTTATGTATTACAGtatatagaaataaaaaaaaaaaaaaaaaaacgagatGCACTTCAAAGAACATATACATGTTGAGTGTCTAAGTTGTAGCAATTTTTGGGCTGAACAAAAATCCAATTCTTCCTACACAACCTTTTAAGCAGAAAAATAGAAGCAAGTATATAATCACTGTCCAAACTAATGACACCATCTCATGAACCAAGAAAGACACACCCAACACAGCCAGGTTCCTTATAAACAACAGTCAGTTGCCCCTGATAAGCTATCGACCCATTGAATGCATGTTGTGTTCAATTAAATATACATAAGAGAGAATAATGTCACAGCGCCCTCCAGAGTCCAGACAAGATACATCATGCAGCTAACACTCCCTCATCACTGCGAAAGCatgcacacaaaaaaaaaaaaaaaaaaaaaaaaaaaaaaaaaaaagattttctaAAATTACTAAATTTTATACCCAACCCAACAACATAAAATTATTTCAGTTCTCGTATTTCAAAAATTAGATGAATTAAACACACAGAATGAAGTAGTTCTTACAAAGGCACGGGGAAGTGTGAAAACGGCTTTTAAAGTGAGTTGACCCTGACTAGAGGTAACCATTCAAATGCATAACATGCCTTCAAGTATGATTGTACTATCGTAATCGACCATGTAACAATTAGAATGATCAAAAAAAGTGTAAACATTTCTCTGATAGTGAATTTTAGTAGGTACAAAATTAGAGAAATGACACTAACCGTTTCTAACTTCATCATACATTTAGTTTCATTCAAATGTAGCAGGTTTCACAACAATTGTTCAAAATTTCTTTATTACAAAATCTATTACACACAGGTAAAACATTTTGAGTTTTCATTTACTAGTACATAACTACATACACAACAAAAACAAAACCCTAATTTACCTAATTCAAGCTCAGATCCACCAAATCACATTAAAAAACCCTAATTCATCCAAATTAATCAGCTAAACAGTACAATAAGTATCAAAATCATCAAATCGAAATAAATTAACCGCAAAAAATTAACGTAATTCACCTAAAATCAAACGCATGCAAAAAAAATATCTAGTGGAACTTACCTCGGGTTGTGAAAGGGGCCGACTTTGTTGGCGTAAATCGGTACTTCATCATTAGGTTTGTACTTGTGGTCGGAGGAACCTGATCGGACTTCCTGAAGATGATAAACCAGTAATAACGCCACCAGTAACCACCGGATCACCGCCATTGTGTTCAACATTTTTTTGAGATCTACTCAAGCGCTCACCGTTGGATCTAGCAGTTATCAGATGATCAAATATATAAGGAAGTGACGTATAGCGTAGATTAGATTAGAATTAGATTACATgcgatttattattattttcattttgaaTTTAAATACAAATTTAAATTAGTTACTAGTGAAAAGTATTAAGTATTTTTAAACGCTAAAgtgatttagtttaatgacccgacagattccgactaaaaaacttctggttgtttttacaaacacattgatgtacttaactaAATGACTACATTTATTCTTTTCCTTGTCATAAAAGTCTACATTAGAACCTTTTATTGAGgcgtgtatttcgcatacatatataacgtaattaatctcgtaaagagaactcatatttaaatttaaataataatataataataattaataattaatgagagtgaattttttttcctgaaaacatgaaataaataaataagtagatttaattcAATTAGTCATTAattaaattaatgacatcaccttaaaggcttatatattttttttttaattacattaATATCTACATCTACACTTCTACACTAATGTAAAACTAAGACATAATTAGGTAAAATTTTAATAAAATCCCTTTAAAAATAAATCCCCACCAAAATAGGTTTTTCATTCTTGATCTAATGACTAGAATTCATTTTACTTAATAATGTTATCTCTCATGTAAGATTTAAGTGTGTTTTGTTATGAAAGTGGCTGCCAATTTCATATTATGATACTAAAAGTCAACAAATGGTGGCTACTAACTTCAATCATATACCACAAAAGTCCAATGTTTAAGTACTATATATATGCATGAATTGAATATAAATGGTACACACATTTTCTCAATATATCATTCTTTCTTTCTATTCTTCTTTCTTTCATTCTTATAAGATTAGTATAAGTTGATAATAAGTCAATAGGCCATTAAAGATAGTTTTAAACTACAAAttcataacacgttatcagcacgaagtgctccgtataatcaaggtttatctaagcaagcacaagttactaatcaaggtaagaaattctttaacgatatcttctattatttattagtaaggtaaatattattatcatcgtaagtaaaattatatttctgtattctaacttttattaacttcactaacatttatatttaggttatttaagttatatatggtcggttataccgcctgaattatatttctttaatctaacttttattaccttcgctaacatttatatttatgttatttaagttatatatggtcggttataccgcctgaattatatttctgtaatctaacttttattaacttcactaacatttatatttatgttatttaagttatatatggtcggttataccgcttgaattatatttctgtaatctaacttttattaacttcaataatatttatatttatgttatttaagttatatatggtcggttataccgcctgaattatatttctgtaatctaactcttattaacttcactaacatttatatttatgttatctaacatttatgattacttatgcaattaatcattatttatttcatgcatactaatgtttattcttaaatttattatttatgcataatatgtttattctcttaatcttcgtatttatactaaacgtatttatactaaatgtatttatagtaatcgtatttatacaaaaaaattcttttattaaaattattattaatacaacgagtacataacagtcgtttgaaatgccccgttcatatcgattataaacgattcacaatagttgattttattgcgaggtatttgacctatatatgataagttttacaaacattgcattcgtttttaaaagataaactttcattacatcgaaagttgacgacatgcataccatttcataatatatccaaactataaatgacttaataatattcttgttgaactcaacgactcgaatgcaacgtcttttgaaatatgccatgaatgactccaagtaatatctttaaaatgagcaaatgcacagcggaagattcctttaatacctgagaataaatatgctttcaagtgtcaaccaaaaggttggtgagttcattagtttatcataaacaatcattttcaataatataatagaccacaagatactcatatttcgaaaacaatctgtgcaggtctgctcactgctgtaaaaatcattcataagaaattaacacctggtaatcgacattaacaaaatgcatctagaatatccccagcatacaggcatttcgcaaactgcatgcaaacaggccactctttttaaaatgacggttgtgtacacctcacaaacaggtcattccttttaaagctggcggttgtatactaaaatcgaagtactaaagcagttcaaattctctgactggggcttgtcaaggcccatagatctatctttaggattcgcgtcaatttgggggtatgttcccaaattcttagattaccagactataaaggggtgatatccggtgtattcATAACTCAAtcatagaatgtttttaagtacttgtgtctattttgtaaaa
This genomic window from Rutidosis leptorrhynchoides isolate AG116_Rl617_1_P2 chromosome 2, CSIRO_AGI_Rlap_v1, whole genome shotgun sequence contains:
- the LOC139892174 gene encoding transmembrane 9 superfamily member 2-like codes for the protein MLNTMAVIRWLLVALLLVYHLQEVRSGSSDHKYKPNDEVPIYANKVGPFHNPSETYRFFDLPFCLPADLKEKPEALGEVLNGDRLVSAPYKLPFMVEKDSEIVCRKKLTKEEVSKFRSAVAKDYYFQMYYDDLPFWGFLGKVEKDKTDPSEEKYYLFKHLHFEIHYNKDHVIEINAKADPSAVVDLTEDKEVDVEFMYMVRWKETTVPFDARMGKYMENGSHPHHLEIHWFSIINSCVTVLLLTGFLATILMRVLKNDFVKYAHDEEAADEQEETGWKYIHGDVFRYPKYKSLFAAALGSGTQLFSLALFIFGLALVGVFYPYNRGALFTALVVIYALTSGIAGYTAASFYHQLEGTNWVRNLLLTGCLFCGPLFLTFCFLNTVAISYTATAALPFGTIVVIVLIWTLVTSPLLVLGGIAGKNSKAEFQAPVRTTKYPREIPPLPWYRKTIPQMAMAGFLPFSAIYIELYYIFASVWGHRIYTIYSILFIVFIILLIVTAFITVALTYFQLAAEDHEWWWRSFLCGGSTGVFIYGYCLYYYYERSDMSGFMQTSFFFGYMACICYGFFLMLGMVGFRAALFFVRHIYRSIKCE